A window of Cytobacillus sp. FSL H8-0458 genomic DNA:
TATACTTCATGCAAGCATCATAGATAGATGTAACTTCACCAGTTGGCCAGTAAGTTGTGAATCCGCCTTCTGTTCCTGGCGCTATTTGATTGCGGATACGGATGTTTGCAAATGTACCGCGCATCATTACCTCATGGTTACCGCGGCGGGATCCATAAGAGTTAAAGTCACGTGGTTCAACACCGTTTTCACGAAGATATTTTCCTGCTGGCGTATCTTTGCCGATCGCACCTGCCGGAGAAATATGGTCAGTTGTTACAGAATCACCGAACTTGCCGACAACACGCAATCCTGATAAAGGTTTAACTTCATCAGCATTTGGAGTTAAGCCTTCGAAGAATGGAGGATTCTGGATATATGTTGAATTATCATCAAATGAATATAAAGGCTCATTGCTAGTCTGAATTTGATTCCAGCGAGCATTGTCGTCAAATACATGCTCATATTCTTTACGGAACAATTCAGGTGTAACAGTCTGTTTAACCACTTCATTAACTTCAGCAGTTGATGGCCAGATATCATTGAAGAAGACATCATTGCCATCCTTGTCTTTCCCGATTGGCTCGTTTTGAAGATCAATATCAACAGTACCAGCTAGTGCATAAGCGACTACTAATGGCGGTGAAGCCAGGTAGTTAGCTTTAACAAGCGGATGGATACGTCCTTCAAAGTTACGGTTACCTGAAAGAACAGATGTTACAAGAAGATCGCTTTCAGCTACAGCCTTTTCGATTTCTTCTCTTAATGGACCGGAGTTACCGATACATGTTGTACAGCCATAACCAACAAGGTTGAATCCAAGCTGTTCCATGTATGGAAGAAGTCCAGAATCACGCAGGTATCCGGTAACAACCTTAGATCCCGGAGCCAAAGAAGTTTTTACGAACTTAGGAACTTCCATTCCAAGTTCAACTGCCTTTTTCGCAACCAATCCTGCCCCAACTAAAACGTAAGGGTTAGAAGTGTTTGTACAGCTAGTAATCGCCGCAATGGCAACAGCACCAGTCTTCATCTTTGTAGAGTCACCGTTTGCAAAATCAATTGTGATTTCTTTGTCGATTTCTTTCTTGCCTAAGCCGAAGCCCTGGTTCCCTTGAGGAGCAGTGATTGCCTCATTGAATTCCTTTTTCATAGCAGAAAGCGGAATTAAATCCTGTGGGCGCTTAGGACCTGAAAGGTTGGCTTCAATTTCGGAAAGATTGATTTCAACTACATTTGTGTATACCGGCTCTAAAGATGGATCAAAGAACATTCCATTTTCTTTGCAGTATTTTTCAACAATCTTGATTTGCTCTTCAGGACGTCCTGTCAGGCGCATGTAATCAAGGGCTTCTGCATCAACAGGGAAGAAACCGCATGTTGCACCGTATTCCGGAGCCATGTTAGCAATTGTAGCGCGGTCAGCCAATGGAAGCTGTGTGACACCAGGGCCGAAGAATTCTACAAACTTGCCAACCACTCCCTGGCTGCGCAGTACTTGAGTTACCTTTAATGCAAGGTCAGTAGCAGTTGTTCCGTTAGGAAGCTCGCCAGTAAGCTTAACCCCTACAACCTCAGGCACAGGGAAATATGAAGGCTGGCCCAGCATACCTGCTTCAGCTTCAATACCTCCTACACCCCAACCAAGAACACCGATACCGTTGATCATGGTTGTATGGGAGTCAGTACCTACAAGAGTATCAGGGAAAGTTTCGTAATCGCCTTCCGTTGTTTCAAGCGCATGAACAACATTCGCAAGGAACTCAAGGTTTACCTGGTGAACAATACCTGTTGCAGGAGGAACTGCACGATAATTGTCAAATGCTTTCTGAGCCCAGCTCAAGAACTGGTAACGCTCTGCATTTCGCTCAAATTCAAGCTCCATGTTGGCTTCAAGTGAATCAGGTGTTCCGTACTTATCTACCTGTACAGAGTGGTCAATAACCAGATCAACAGGCTTCTCAGGATTAATTTTGTCAGGATCCCCACCCATGTCAGCCATTGCTTTACGCAATGAAGCAAGGTCAACTACTGCCGGAACTCCTGTGAAGTCCTGCAGAATTACACGTGATGGTTTGAAAGGAACGTCTACTTCTTTTACTTCAGAAGTTCCCCATTTTGCCAGGTTTTCAACATGCTCTTTTGTAATTACACGGCCGTCATATTGACGAAGTACTGATTCCAATAATACCTTAATTGAATAAGGCAATTTGGAAACATTACCTACTCCAGCTTCTTCCAGAGCTCCTAAATGATAGTAATGATAGCGCTTCCCGTCCAGATCAAAGGATTTGCGGGAATTGAACACATCGTTCTTTGCCAAATGTATTACCCCCTCTTTCAATAAACATCATATACCAAGTGTTAGGTAATTGTCGAAAAGTTTGAATTTTCATCCATCCTTACTTTTCTCACAATTCCTATATTAATACAACCTGCTATATAAGTAAATAACAAGAAAGTTATTGTTTTTGATAAGTTTTTCTTATCATAATTTCTCAATTACTTCTTTAAGCCTTTTAAATGCCGTAATTGATACTGTTTTTCAATTAGACAAAAATACCCTTTATTGCTTGGTTATTATTCTGCAAAAACGAAAAAGGTAATTTACCGGTCCAAAAAACAACATAAATTGACATTATCCATGGAAAAATAGTACCAGGGAGGTGATTGACTATAGCTAATAGAAAGTCTAATCATATTATTGAGGGTATGAATGCAGCAAAAAGCCAGGGCATGGGCGCCGGGTATAATGAGGAATATGCCAATGAACCATTAACAGAAGCGCAAAGGCAAAATAATAAAAAGCGCAAGAAGAATCAATAAAGTGAAACTTCAATCAGTGGGGAGTGCTTTTCTTCCCGCTGACTGTTAGTTGAGGCCCACAGGACAAGGAAGGCTTCGTCATCATGAGCATCGCACGACCGAAAGCGGCAGCTTTTGGGAGGACGTGGCGTTCTTAGTCTTTGTCCTTCTTTCGGGCCTTTACATTATAAAGCGAGGCGACTTGCCCAGGGGTGACAAGCGAGCCCCTAGGAGCCGCAGCTAGATTGGGCAGTTTGCCCCCCACTTATCCTCCTTTAATTCCTTTGAGTCTTGAAGTGGGAGTCTTACTGCCCGTTAGACTGCGATAAATAATAATACCCGGCTGAACTGCAGCCGGGTAAATTTCTAGTATTGGTTTACATCCTCAACCATGGATCTTAAATCCTGCTGGAATCTCTCCAGCTGTGCACGCTGATGGTCAGATGCAACCTCCATTGCATTTTCAATTTGAGCGTATGCTTCATTTACTTCCTGCTTTAGATGTTTTAGCTGATGGCCATAACTGGCGGAATCTCGTACAATTTCAGCATAAAGCTCCTGCGCATCTTCCATTCCCTGCTGTGCAGCCTGAAATGCCTGCTGTTTGTCTTTATGATATGGCATTTTTATTTCACTCCTAAAAAAATTTGTACCATTAAATTGCGCAATAGCATCATAAAATATTCCGCGAAATCACTCAGGAGGAAATCTTGACATTCAGCCACATTTTGCAAGGCAATTTTTCAATGGAAAAGAGACAAACTAACACAAAAGATGAAGGTATATTACACCTTGTATCTTTTTAACCCGTCAGCCATTAAGACGGCAGCCGGCATATCAGCTGCCTGGAGCGGAAGAAATATCCTATTATCCGAGGAGGACCTTAATTGAACAAAAACAATGGCAAAGACATGCGCAAAAATGCACCTAAAGGACATAATAATGATGGACAGCCTGAACCATTAAGCGGCTCTAAGAAAGTAAAAAACCGTAACCACACCAGACAAAAACATAATTCACACCATGACATGTGAATTCAAAGAAGCAGCTGCCACATCATCAGGCAGCTGCTTCTTCTTTAAATAGCAATTAAAGCATTTATAATGGTGTCCTCTTCATTGGCAGTTACTGTCCGCAGATCAATCAGAATTTCTTCCTTTTGAATCCTGACTATTATGGAAGAATTAATCCTTAACTGGCGGCCGATATGATCTGCTGAATATTGCCGGTGTTTTAAAACAGCAATCCACGATGGAAGCTCTACCTCAGGCATCGTGCCTCCCCCAACCTGTCCTGTACTTTCTCTCATTGAGCATACATAATCGTTCCCGGCAGCTTGTAATCTGTTAAGAAAATGAGCTGTTCTCACTTTGAGTTCATCACTGGTGATCAATACATCATGGACCACCGGAATATTTTTCAGACCCTCTTCACCTTTTAAGTAATCAATAAGTGTGCCTTCGAGAGCAGCAATTGTCATTTTATCTACCCGGAGAACCCGGGCAAGCTGATGTTTTTTCAGCTTTTCGATTAAATCCTTTCTTCCGGCAATAATTCCTGCCTGAGGACCGCCCAAAAGCTTATCCCCGCTGAAAGAAATGATATCTGCCCCCATTTTTAAAACATCGCTGACTGCTGGTTCATTTCCAATTCCTTTGCTTTTAAAATCAAATAGTGCACCGCTTCCCAGATCTTCATAAAATATGAGGTTTTTTTCTTTTGATAGACGGGCAAGTTCCCCTGTGCCGACTTCTTTCGTAAAACCTATAATTTTAAAATTGCTCGTGTGCACCTTCATAATCATGGCTGTATCTTCATTTATCACTTTTTTATAATCTTCCAGGTGGGTTTTATTAGTTGTTCCCACTTCAACAAGTCTTGCCCCGCTCTCTTCCATTATGCTTGATACCCTGAAGGAGCCCCCGATTTCAACAAGCTGACCGCGGGAAACAATTACTTCTTTTTCTTCCGCAAGAGCTCTTAAAATGATATAAACTGCAGCAGCGTTATTATTGACTGCCATAGCTGCTTCTGCACCCGTCAGTTCTTTGACAAGATTTTCCAGGTGACTATGCCTGGATCCCCTTTCTCCTTCACCCAGGTTATACTCCAAATTGGAATAGTTCATGGCAACTTCAAGCATATGATCCGCTGCAGACTTGCTTAACCGCGCCCGGCCAAGATTAGTGTGAAGAATAGTGCCAGTGGCATTAATAACTCTTTTAAGTGTATATCCATACCGAACAGTGATAACCTCTTCCGCTTTTTGAAATATAAGGTCCGTAAACTTTTCTGTACCCGGCTCCTCACTGGTCCAATTCCCGGCAAGAATAGTATTCCTTATATCAGAGATTACCTCTTTCAGCATGTTGGTTGTATGTATAAAGTCAAGTCCATACTGTTTCATTAAATTAGTAAAACGCCGGTCTTTTTGCAGTTCATGCACCGGCAAAATATTTCTGACTGTACTCTTCATAATATCCCTCCAGCATTTGCCCCGTTATTATATCATTTTTCACTAATTTGCATGAAATGAATACTATAGAATGAAACAAGGGGGTTTTGAATTTGAACAAAAAGGAAGATTTCCATCCGTTTAATTTGGATGAATTGGAAAAATGGATGGAGGATTATTATCTGGACCCGCTTTCTTCTTATTTGGATCAGATAACATTCCGCATCGACTTATACGATACGGAAGCCCAGATTATCGTTGAGGCGCTTTTAACGGGATGTGCATCAAAAGATGTAACCGTTTCCTTGAAAGAAGACACCGTAATCATCAAAGCTGCTAAAACAGATGACACAGAAGCAATTCGGCGCGGACATCCATGTATGCGAAAAGTTAAACTGCCTTTCTCAGTTGTAAATAAAAAGGTTAGTGCAGATTTTGCAAATGAGATATTAGAGATTTTTATAAATAAAAATGAAGCGGGGCCGGGATGCAATAGAGAGATAATCATCAATTGATAAACTGAGATAGAGGTTGCCTTTTTTCCCTTTGTTTACATAAATCAGCAAAAAACCTCCTCCTCCCGGAGAAGGTTTTTATCTTTTTATTTCATCATTTTTTCGATGATTTCTTTGGTTTTAGGAAAAATGCCAGTATCAAGCTTAGAATAAATCTTCTCTCCATTAACTGTTACTTCAAAAGCTCCGCCTTTGCTTGGAACCAGTTCCATTTGAGAAATCTCAGAACGAAAATGCGTAAATAGTTCTTCCGCGAAACTCGCGGCTTTAGGTGCATAGTTTCACATCATGCAAAATTCAACTTTTACTTCATACGCCATATTTAAACCTCCGTGTGTAATTTGTTAGAATGTAAATATAATGACATTCTAGTATAACTGTTTTATTACTGCAAATCGATTTGTTTTTCCTTCTAAATAGAAAGCAGAAAATATATGGAGTGATTTGATGGATGCACAAAAATACCTGCAGCGAATAAAGGTATCGGGTGACCGTAACCTCGATCTTGAATATCTGGCAAAACTGCAGAGCGGGCATATGCTCAATATTCCATTTGAAAACTTGGATGTGACACGAAAAATCCCAATTCAGCTGGACACAGATTCGTTTTCTAAAAAAATACTTGAACGGGGCCGGGGAGGCTTTTGCTATGAATTAAACGGTCTGTTTCAACATCTCCTGTCCGAACTGGGATTTCAATCACATCTCATTTCCTGCACTGTTAAAAAGCCTGATGGATGGGTCAGAGAAGATTCTCATGCAGCCATACTGGTTTACTTGCACGAACTTCCTTATTTGGTTGATGTAGGGTTTGGTGATTCCGTCAGGCAGCCTCTGCCTCTAACGGGTGAGGAAAAAACCGATGTCAGCGGAACATACAGGATAAAAGCGACAGCTGGAGGAAAGTTTGATCTTCAGCGGCTTGAGGATGGCAAATGGATAATTCTATACCGTTTTTCTGATAGGCCGGTTAAGCTGGGCGACTTTCATGATGCCTGTTTATTCAATCAGACCTCACCCGAATCCCATTTTACACATGGCGACCTGGCCACTATTGCTACAAAGGATGGCCGTATTACACTTTCAGGATTAACTGTCACTTTATCTGAAGAATCCGGAAAAAATAAATTCGAACTAACCGAGGAGGAAAAAAGAGAATTTCTTCTCGGGCAATTCAAAATAAAATTGTAAAAGGGACAGCCCAGCGGCGTCCCTTTTAATTTGATCATAATTTTGTTCTTAATTTATCAAGCATATCAGCAGTCATTCTTGCTAAATCAAAATCTGCTTTGAATCCCCACTCTTCTTTTGCTGCAGAAGCATTAATCGAGTTTGGCCAGCTGTCTGCAATTCCCTGGCGCACAGGATCCACTTCATAGGAAATTTCAAACCCAGGGATATGCTTTCTGATCTCAGCCGCAATCTGTTCAGGTTCAAAACTCATTGCTGTTACATTAAAGGAGTTGCGGTGGATGAGTTTATCTGCATTAGCTTCCATTAAATCAACGATGGCATTCAGCGCATCCGGCATATACATCATATCCATATATGTCCCTTTGTCGATGTAGGATGTATAGCGGCCATTTTTAATGGCTTCATAATAGATCTCAACAGCGTAATCCGTCGTTCCGCCCCCTGGAGGAGTTACATAGGAGATTAAACCAGGGAACCTCAAGCCTCGAGTATCCACACCGAACTTGTAATAGTAGTAATCTGACAGCAATTCGCCTGCAACCTTATTCACGCCATACATTGTAGTTGGGCGGTGAATAGTATCCTGTGGAGTGTTGTCTTTAGGTGTAGAAGGCCCAAATGCGCCAATGGAGCTTGGCGTAAAGAATTGTGCATTGCATTCTCTTGCCGTTTCAAGTGCATTCATCAGCCCGCCCATATTTAAATTCCAAGCAAATACAGGGTTAGCCTCAGCTGTAGCTGATAATAGAGCTGCCATATGAATGACTGTATCGACACTATATTTCTTAGCTGTATCCAGCATTGATTTTGCATCGGTAACGTCAACCATTTCAAATGGCCCTGAATTAGCAGCCTCAGAGTCATTTTTTCTGATGTCTGTTGCGATAACATTGTCCGTTCCATAAATTTCTCTTAATTTCAAGGTTAGTTCAGAGCCGATTTGGCCTAAAGCTCCTGTAATCATAATCCGTTTCATCTTATTCCTCCAACGTTTCCTCTTTGCCTTAATTTTGAAGCCATTTATAGTCGAACTTAAATAATTCCCATTTCCTTGCCGACTTTTTCATATATCGCAATTGCCTGATCCAGCATATCTTTGGTATGTGCTGCAGATGGCATGTTTCTGACACGGCCCGTTCCCCTAGGGACAGTCGGGAAGACGATTGATTTTGCATATACGCCTTCTTCATTGAGCTTTTTGCTGAATTCCTGTGTTTTTACTTCATCTCCAACAATACAAGGAGTTATCGGTGTTTCGCTGTCGCCAATATCAAAGCCTAATTTTTGCAGCCCGTCTTTAAGGTAGTTGGCATTTTCCCATAGCTTTTCATTCAGCTCTGTGCTTTCCATGAGCAGTTCAATAGCTTTCGTACTTGCTGCTACATCTGCAGGTGTTAAAGATGTAGAGAATAGGAATGGTCTGCTGCGTACTTTCAGCCAATCAATCAAGTCCTTTTTGCCGGCCACATATCCCCCAACAACACCAATCGCCTTTGAAAGTGTGCCGATCTGGAAATCGATTTTATCGGAAAGGCCGAAGTGCTTAACAGTGCCTGCTCCCTTTCCAAGAACACCTGAACCGTGTGCATCATCCACATATGTGATCAGATCGAACTCTTCCGCGATTTCCACGATCTCAGGAAGCTTGGCGATATCCCCATCCATCGAGAAGACGCCGTCAGTAATAACCATGATCTTGTTGTACTGTCCTGATTCTTTCGCTTCCTTCGCTTTAGCTCTTAAATCTTCCATATCAGAATGATTTACGCGAATAATCTTGGCTTTTGATAAGCGGCAGCCATCAATGATGGAAGCATGGTTCAGCTCATCAGATAAAATGGCATCATTTTTATCCATAACAGCAGAAATAGCAGCCATATTACAATTAAATCCGGACTGGTATGCGATGGCTGCTTCTGTATGTTTGAACTCAGCCAGCTTTTCTTCAAGTTTTGTGTGAAGTTCAAGCGTTCCATTTATCGTGCGGACAGCACCTGCTCCAACCCCATATTTTTCAATTGCTTCAATTGCGGACTTTTTTAGTCTTTCATCAGTTGCCAAACCTAAATAGTTATTGGATGAAAGATTAATTAGTTCTCTGCCGTTGATTTTGATTATTGGACCATTTGGGCTTTCAAGTGGGTCAATTACGTTGTAAAGTCCTCTATCCTTTAAATCCTCCAGGTTTTCCTGTAAAAAAGCATCTAAAATTTTGCTGGTCATATCAGTATCCCCCAGTACTTTTTTATTGAATGTCGCCAACTCATATACAACTGTATTTTCAGAGCGGACATTATTTCATTAAACAAACTTAGCTATGTAAAGGTTTTTTCACTTTATACTTTAACACAATTTTTCATTTTGTACACTTATGAAGGACAGATTTTCTATTAGAGTATTTTTGAGTTAACTTATAATCAGTTTTCCCTATTATCTCGAAAAAATTTAGCGGCATATTTAGCTCAATTGAATAAATATACACATAATTGATCTGTTTACTCTATGATTACACAGGGAACCAATCAAACATAGAACAATAGGTCAGGCCATTAAGCCTTTGGAGGTATTATTATAATGAAACATCCGCTAAATGTAACTTCGGAAATAGGAGAATTAAAGACGGTCCTTCTGCATAGGCCGGGTAAGGAAATAGAAAATCTCACACCTCAATATTTAAAAAGACTATTATTCGATGATATTCCCTTTTTGCCTGCCATTCAAAAAGAGCATGATTATTTCGCCAATATTTTAAGCAACCGGGGAATCGAGGTCTTATATCTGGATAAATTGATGACAGAAGCCATACAGCAGGACAAGGCCAGACTGGCTTTTATTGAAAAGGTCTTATTGGAAAGCCAATCGAACATCAATGGTTCCTATGATACAGTGAAAGAGTATCTTCTATCTCTTCCGCCCGATGAGCTGGTTAAGAAAGTGATGGCTGGTGTCGTTAAATCGGATATTGATCAGGATAAGAAAATCCATCTTCATGAAATGATGCCGGATCATTATCCATTTTATCTCGACCCTATGCCAAACCTCTATTTTACCCGGGATCCGGCTGCAGTTATCGGTGAAGGCATTACGATTAATCGAATGCATGAGCCTGCAAGGAGAAGGGAATCCATTTTTATGGACTGCATCATGAATCATCATCCGCGTTTTAATAAACATGAAATCCCTGCTTACTTTAAGCGTGATGATCTCTACTCTCTTGAAGGCGGAGATGAACTGATTTTAAGTGATGAAGTGGTTGCTATTGGCGTCAGTGCAAGAACCTCTGCACAAGGAATTGAAAAACTTGCACGAGAGTTATTCTCCCGTCAGGATGCCATTAAAAAGGTTGTGGCAGTTGAAATCCCTAAAATTCGCGCATTCATGCACCTGGATACCGTTTTCACCATGATTGATCATGATAAATTCACCTACCATCCTGCTATTGAAGATAGAGATGGCAGTATGAAAATTTACATACTGGAACAGGAGAATAATTCTGATACTCTTAAGATTACAGAGAAAAACTCGCTCAAAGAAACATTGAAAGAAGTGCTTCATCTTAATGAATTAGTGTTAATCCCCTGCGGAGGCGGCTGCCCGATTGCATCAGCACGCGAACAATGGAACGATGGCTCCAATACACTCGCCATCGCTCCCGGTGTAGTTGTCACTTACGACAGAAACTATGTTTCAAACGATATCCTCCGGCAAAATGGAGTTGAAGTTATTGAAATTCTCAGCTCGGAACTTTCGAGAGGACGGGGCGGCCCAAGATGCATGAGCATGCCGATCATAAGGGAAAATATTAGCTGATAAATCGGGCGGTTCCGGAACCGCCTGATTTTTTTATGAATACTATTTTTTTCACAGCCCCCTCTTTCTCCTTCCCTCCTTCTAAAAAACAAGTTCTTTTAAGAAAAAACGAAAATATAAATATACTAATGCCCTTTTCAAACAAGCATTTGCCTGCTCTTTTTATAAGATGTCCCTCTTAATAATCTGTATTTATTTATAATAATTATAAAAAAGTATTGATTTTACTTTGAGAAGTGTTATCATTACAAATATAAGCAGTTATTAAACTTTTATGAGGTGATTATAGAATGACAAAAAAGAATAATCTCACTACAAGCTGGGGAGCCCCAGTTGGCGACAACCAAAATTCAATGTCTGCCGGCTCAAGAGGGCCAACACTGATCCAGGATGTACACTTGCTGGAAAAGCTCGCCCATTTTAATAGAGAACGTGTGCCTGAGCGTGTTGTTCATGCAAAAGGTGCCGGTGCACATGGCTATTTTGAAGTTACAAATGACCTCACTAAATATACAAAAGCCGCATTTCTGTCTGAAGTAGGCAAAAGAACGCCTTTATTCATCCGCTTCTCAACTGTAGCCGGCGAACTTGGTTCTGCAGATACTGTACGCGATCCGCGCGGCTTTGCTGTTAAGTTCTATACAGAAGAAGGAAATTACGATCTTGTAGGAAACAACACGCCTGTATTCTTTATCCGGGATGCCATCAAGTTCCCTGACTTTATTCATACACAGAAGCGTGATCCTAAGACTCATTTGAAAAATCCGACTGCCGTCTGGGACTTCTGGTCCTTATCCCCTGAGTCGCTGCACCAGGTAACCATCTTAATGTCTGACCGGGGAATTCCGGCAACACTAAGACATATGCATGGATTTGGAAGTCATACATTTAAGTGGGTTAATGATAAAGGCGAAGGCGTCTGGGTGAAATATCACTTTAAAACAGAGCAAGGCGTTAAAAACCTCAGTGTAGATGCTGCAGCTAAAATGGCGGGCGAAAATCCGGATTACCATACAGAGGACTTATTCAATGCAATTGAGAATGGAGACTATCCTTCCTGGAAGCTTTGCGTGCAAATCATGCCGCTTGAGGATGCAAATACTTATCGTTTCGATCCATTCGATGTCACGAAGGTGTGGTCACAAAAAGACTACCCATTAATCGAAGTAGGACGTATGGTTCTCAATAGAAACCCGGAAAACTACTTTGCTGAAGTTGAGCAGGCTACCTTTTCTCCTGGAACTCTAGTACCTGGTATTGATGTGTCACCTGATAAAATGCTTCAGGGCCGCCTGTTTGCCTACCATGATGCACACCGTTACCGTGTAGGTGCAAACCATCAGATGCTGCCGATCAACCGCCCTAAAAACGAAGTGCAAAACTATCAGCGTGACGGCCAGATGCGCTTTGATAACAATGGCGGAGGGTCTGTTTATTACGAGCCGAACAGCTTTGGAGGACCAACTGAAGTACCGGAGCACAAGCAGGCTGCATACCCCGTTTCCGGTTTAGCCGAAAG
This region includes:
- the katA gene encoding catalase KatA, which gives rise to MTKKNNLTTSWGAPVGDNQNSMSAGSRGPTLIQDVHLLEKLAHFNRERVPERVVHAKGAGAHGYFEVTNDLTKYTKAAFLSEVGKRTPLFIRFSTVAGELGSADTVRDPRGFAVKFYTEEGNYDLVGNNTPVFFIRDAIKFPDFIHTQKRDPKTHLKNPTAVWDFWSLSPESLHQVTILMSDRGIPATLRHMHGFGSHTFKWVNDKGEGVWVKYHFKTEQGVKNLSVDAAAKMAGENPDYHTEDLFNAIENGDYPSWKLCVQIMPLEDANTYRFDPFDVTKVWSQKDYPLIEVGRMVLNRNPENYFAEVEQATFSPGTLVPGIDVSPDKMLQGRLFAYHDAHRYRVGANHQMLPINRPKNEVQNYQRDGQMRFDNNGGGSVYYEPNSFGGPTEVPEHKQAAYPVSGLAESVAYDHNDHYTQAGDLYRLMSEDERSRLVANIVAAMKPVEKEEIKLRQIQHFFKADPDYGTRIAKGLGLAVPQGVK